GGGAGTAAGTCAAAATAGAAAAAACTCACATTGGGTTTAGGGATAATCAGGCTCGAACTGATGACTTCCACCACGTCAAGGTGACACTCTACCGCTGAGTTATATCCCTTCCCCGTCCCATCGAGAAAGAGAATTAACGAATCCTAAGGCAAAGGGGCGAGAAACTCAAGGCCACTCTTCCTCCGGGCTTTCTTTACGCACTATTATGGATAGTCAAATAATGGGAAAAATTGGATTCAATTGTCAACCGGTCCTATCGAAAGTAGGATTGACTATGGATTCGAGCCATCGCACATGGTTTCATAAAATCTGTACGATTTTCCCGATCTAAATCGAGCAGGTTTCCATGAAGAAGATCTTGTTCAGCATGTTCTATTCGATACTGGTAGGAGAAGAACCCGACTCGGTATTCTTAAAAAAAGAGGGGAAGCAGAACCAAGTCAAGATGATATGGGTCgccccttcttcttgcgccaaaGATCTTACCATTTCCGAAGGAACTGGGGCTACATTTCTTTTCAATTTCCATTCAAGAGTTTCTATCTGTTTCCACGCCCTTTTCTTGAGACCTCGAAACATGAGGACAAATTACTTCTCTTAGGAACAcatacaagaaaaaggataaCGGTAGCCCTCCCATTAACTACTTCATTTTCATTTATGAATTTCATagtaatagaaatccatgtccTACCGAGACAGAATTTAGAACTTGCTATCCTCTTGCCTAATAGGCAAAGATTGACCTCTGTAGAAAGACTGATTCATTCGGATCGATATGAGGACCCAACTCCGTTGCATTGCCAGAATCCATGTTCCATATTTGAAGCGGGTTGACCTCCGTGCTTCTCTCATGGTACAATCCTCTTCCTGCTGAGCCCCCTTTCTCCTCGGTCCACAGAGAAAAAAATGTAGGACTGGTGCCGACAGTTCATCACGGAAGAAAGAACTCACAGAGCCGGGATCGGTAACTAATAGAATAGTactactaactaatactaatatatagaaatagatatctagaaatagaaacgaactaatatatagataatcgaaattgaaaagaactgtcTTTTCTGTATACTTTCCCCGTTCTATTGCTACCGCGGGTCTTATGCAATCGATCGGATCATATAGATATCCCTTCAACACAACATAGGTCATCGAAAAGATCTCGGACAACTCACCAAAGCACGAAAGCCAGTTAGAAAATGGATTCCTATTTGAAGAGTGCCTAACCGCATGGATAAGCTCACATTAACCCGTCAATTTTGGATCCAATTCGGGATTTTTCTTGGGAAGTTTCGGGAAGAAATTGGAATGGAATAATATAGATTCATACAGAGGAAAAGGTTCTCTATTGATGCAAACGCTGTACCTAGAGGATAGGGATAGAGGAAGAGGGAAAAAtcgaaatgaaataaataaagaaTAAAGCCAAAAAAATAAGTCGAAGATAGAAGAGCCCAGATTCCAAATGAAGAAATGGAAACTCGAAAAGGATCCTTCTGATTCTCAAAGAATGAGGGGCAAGGGGATTGATACCGAGAAAGATTTCTTCTTATTATAAGACGTGATTTGATCCGCATATGTTTGGTAAAAGAACAATCTTCTCCTTTAATCATATCATAAATGGAAAGTGTTCAATTAGAACATGAAAACGTGACTCAATTGGTCTTAGTTAGTCTTCGGGACGGAGTGGAAGAAGGGCGGAGACTCTCGAACGAGGAAAAGGATCCCTTCgaaagaattgaccgaggagccgtATGAGGTGAAAATCTCATGTACGGTTCTGTAAAGGGACAGTAAGGGTGACTTATCTGTCGACTTTTCCACTATCAACCCCAAAAAACCCAACTCTGCCTTACGTAAAGTTGCCAGAGTACGATTAACCTCTGGATTTGAAATCACTGCTTATATACCTGGTATTGGCCATAATTTACAAGAACATTCTGTAGTATTAGTAAGAGGAGGAAGGGTTAAGGATTTACCCGGTGTGAGATATCGCATTATTCGAGGAACCCTAGATGCTGTCGCAGTAAAGAATCGTCAACAAGGGCGTTCTAGTGCGTTGTAGATTCTTATCCAAGACTTGTATCATTTGATGATGCCATGTGAATCGCTAGAAACATGTGAAGTGTATGGCTAACCCAATAACGAAAGTTTCGTAAGGGGACTGGAGCAGGCTACCATGAGACAAAAGATCCTCTTTCTAAAGAGATTCGATTCGGAACTCTTATATGTCCAAGGTCAATATGGAAATTCTTTCAGAGGTTTTCCCTTACTTTGTCCGTGTCAACAAACAATTCGAAATACCTCGACTTTTTCAGAACAGGTCCGAGTCAAATAGCAATGATTCGAAGCACTTCTTTTTCCATTACACTATTTCGGAAACCTAAGGACTCGATCGTATGGATATGGAAAATACAGGATTTCCGATCCTAGCGGGAAAAGGAGGGAAACGGATACTCAATTTAAAGTGAGTAAACAGAATTCCATACTCGATCTCATAGATCCCTATAGAATTCTGTGGAAAGCCGTATTCGATGAAAGTCGTATGTACGGCTTGGAGGGAGATCTTTCCTATCTTTCGAGATCCACCCTACAATAtggggtcaaaaagccaaaaaaataagtGATTTTAGCCCTTATAAAAAGAAAACGGATTCTTGAACCTCTTTCACGCTCATGTCACGTCGAGGTACTGCAGAAAAAAGAACTGCAAAATCCGATCCAATTTTTCGTAATCGATTAGTTAACATGGTGGTTAACCGTATTATGAAagacggaaaaaaatcattggctTATCAAATTCTCTATCGAGCCGTGAAAAAGATTCAACAAAAGACAGAAACAAATCCACTATTGGTTTTACGTCAAGCAATACGTAGAGTAACTCCCAATATAGGAGTAAAAACAAGACGTAATAAAAAAGGATCGACGCGGAAAGTTCCGATTGAAATAGGATCTAAACAAGGAAGAGCACTTGCCATTCGTTGGTTATTAGAAGCATCCCAAAAGCGTCCGGGTCGAAATATGGCTTTCAAATTAAGTTCCGAATTAGTAGATGCTGCCAAAGGGAGTGGGGGTGCCATACGCAAAAAGGAAGCGACTCATAGAATGGCAGAGGCAAATAGAGCTCTTGCACATTTTCGTTAATCCATGAACAGAATCTATGTATGTAGACACATGGATCCGTACATCTCGATCGGAAAAGAATCAATAGAAGGAGAATCGGACGATATCTTTCTCGaaacaaacaaaaaggaaaagaaagagaaaacagaaatcatgatcaactaagccctctcgagggcttgcttaagaataagaaagaagaatcttATGGAAATAGCATGGAATAAGGTTTGATCCTATTCATGGGGATTCCGTAAATATCCCATTTCAAAAATCGAAACAATCGGGACTTTTCGGAGATTGGATGCAGTTACTAATTCATGATCTGGCATGTACAGAATGAAAACTTCATTCTCGATTCTACGAGAATTTTTATGAAAGCGTTTCATTTGCTTCTCTTCAATGGAAGTTTCATTTTCCCAGAATGTATCCTAATTTTTGGCCTAATTCTTCTTCTGATGATCGATTCAACCTCTGATCAAAAAGATAGACCTTGGTTCTATTTCATCTCTTCAACAAGTTTAGTAATAAGCATAACGGCCCTATTGTTCCGATGGAGAGAAGAACCTATAATTAGCTTTTCGGGAAATTTCCAAACGAACAATTTCAACGAAATCTTTCAATTTCTCATTTTATTATGTTCAACTTTATGTATTCCTCTATCCgtagagtacattgaatgtacagaAATGGCTATAACAGAGTTTCTGTTATTCGTATTAACAGCTACTCTAGGGGGAATGTTTTTATGTGGTGCTAACGATTTAATAACTATCTTTGTAGCTCCAGAATGTTTCAGTTTATGTTCCTACCTATTGTCTGGATATACCAAGAGAGATCTACGGTCTAATGAGGCTACTATGAAATATTTACTCATGGGTGGGGCAAGCTCTTCTATTCTGGTTCATGGTTTCTCTTGGCTATATGGTTCATCTGGGGGGGAGATCGAGCTTCAAGAAATTGTGAACGGTCTTATCAATACACAAATGTATAACTCCCCAGGAATTTCAATTGCGCTTATATCCATCACTGTAGGACTTGGGTTCAAGCTTTCCCCAGCCCCTTTTCATCAATGGACTCCTGACGTCTACGAAGGAGTGTGGTTCGTTCGACAAATTCCTACCTCTATATCTATCTCTGAGGTGTTTGGGTTTTGCAAAACTCCATAGACATGCAGAAGAGAAATGCTATCCCCACTCCGACCAAGATAGAACTTTTACCAAAAGTTTATTGTGATCTTTTTGTTCAAATAACAATTAAGGTGAAGCAGGGTCAGGAACAACGAATCTCTTTATGATAAACAGATCCATTTTGCAAGTTCGTTATTACGGGTAGTTCCTACAAAGAATCGGACTAATGACGTATACAATGCTTGAATTATCGATGTAGATGCTACATAGTGGGTTCTCATCCTTCAGAGACTACGAGTGTAATAGGAGCATCCGTTGACAAAAGGATCACCCTAAGATGATCATCTCATGGCTATTGGGAACGAATCAAATCAGATGGTTCTATTTCTCAACCTTTCTGACTTGCTCCTACGGAACCAAGGTCGAAAGGATTGAAAAAGTCAGTCATTCACAACCACTGATGAAGGATTCCTCGAAAAGTTAAGGATTAGTAGTTCTTTTTCGAAATCGATTTCGAAAAAGAATGGATTCGGTCTTATACATACGCGAGGAAGGTaatcaaaaaagagagaagacgagttcttctttcttttatcacttAGGAGCCGTGCGAGATGAAAGTCTCATGCACGGTTTTGCATGAGAGAAAGAAGCGAGGAATCCTCTTTTCGACTCTGACTCCCCCACTCCAGTCGTTGCTTTTCTTTCTGTTACTTCGAAagtagctgcttcagcttcagccacgcgaattctcgatattcctttttatttctcatcaaacgaatggcatcttcttctggaaatcctagctattcttagcatgattttgGGGAATCTCCTTGCTATTACTCAAACAAGCATGAAACGTATGCTTGCATATTCGTCCATAGGGCAAATCGGATATGTAATTATTGGAATAATTGTTGGAGACTCAAATGATGGATATGCAAGCATGATAACTTATATGCTGTTCTATATCTCCATGAATCTAGGAACTTTTGCTTGCATTGTATTATTTGGTCTACGTACCGGAACTGATAACATTCGAGATTATGCAGGATTATACATGAAAGATCCTTTTTTGGCTCTCTCTTTAGCCCTATGTCTCTTATCCCTAGGAGGCCTTCCTCCACTAGCAGGTTTCTTCGGAAAACTCTATCTATTCTGGTGTGGATGGCAAGCAGGCCTATATTTCTTGGTTTCAATAGGACTCCTTACGAGCGTTCTTTCTATCTACTATTATCTAAAAATAATCAAGTTATTAATGACTGGACGAAACCAAGAAATAACCCCTTATGTGCGAAATTATAGAAGATCCCCTTTAAGATCAAACAATTCCATCGAATTGAGTATGACTGTATGTGTGATAGCATCTACTATACCAGGAATTCAATGAACCCCATTCTTGCAATTGCTCAGGATACCCTCTTTTAGCTGCTAGGTCTATTTCTTAGTTCAAGATCCCTCTTACTAACTGGAATAAAAGAATTAGTAGATCTGTTCCGCCCAAAATGGGAATGGGCGCTAGGGTTATGAACTTATAATCATGGAATCGACTCGATCATCAGATTATAAGTTCATTCCATACCGGACCAGACCGTGCACATTCTTATTATGAGAAGGGGTCATTCGAGCCTATGGAAATAGGATACTCTGTTTACATAGAAATCCCTACGTCCTTACATTCTATTTAGGATTAGGAATAGGTGTAATCAGACCTGCTTTTGACATATCTATCCTATTCTTATTTGGGTACcatatgcacctctttgggcttcTATTGAATCGAGAAATTGGATTGTACATCTTTCATCTTTTTGATTGTGATATCGATTTTGATACATATAAGGTGTCCTACGGATAATGCAAATCGAAGCTATTTGATGTCTGACTCAGGCCTATATGACCGATCGATCGAAATACTCCAAGACTCCACCTTtgtcatatattccatatatcacaTTAGATAGATATCATATTCATGGAATACAATTCACTTTCAAGATGCCTTGATGGTGAAATGGTAGACACGCGAGACTCAAAATCTCGTGCTGAAGAGCGTGGAGGTTCGAGTCCTCTTCAAGGCATAATATGGAGAATGCTCATTCAATGAGCATTCCCCGTAGAAGTATTCCGGAAATCTGGGCCTGGCGCTCTCCTCTATCTTCTGAGGTCCTTAACCATCTCCCTGAGAAAAGTAGACAGTAAAAGCCAAAATAGACTAAATATAGCCTGAACGATCTTAAAAATCCCTCGAAGGAGATAATaaagaacccaaagcagatggTATCCTACTGCAAGGGTAGTCTTAAGAATCCAAAAGAGGTTGCTCAGAAGAGATAGATGTATCCCAACCTCTATTGCTCTCGCGTAAAGACTTTTTTTTACGCGACAGGAAAAAGTGACTACGAATTCCCCTTTTTGTTTGCGAATCCCTGTTTGTATCCTTTGAGCGCACGCCCATTAAGTAGCGATCAAATTAAGGAAATCGATCAAACGATCCCAATACCGTGCCAGCCCAAATCATGATCTTCACCAACTTGGATTTGGTTCTCTCGCGAAAATCGCGAGTTGCAGAGATGAGAACCATGAAAAGCAAGATCCCGAATAAGAAAACAGAAACCGAGGAAGAGGAAACCACAAGAGTGAAGACTAGTAGAGTCTCGTCTTTTGTCattctttgctcctttttcactcaatgattccttcgaatttgccgaccaaaaattctatatgtctattctatctatgatatttctatatatatagaatATGATATCTAATATGACATCCGATTTGTCAAAGGGATTGGATTGGTGACTTACCCATTCAGTGACTTTGGCACTGGACGTTCCAAAAACGGGTACTATCGGATCGGGTGAATTAGAGAATAGACAGAGGTCCGTTGGCATTTcagcctttcttctcctttcagggcctaTCCGAAAGAGAATCCAGTACCTCTTGGTCCTGAATATCAGAATAGGACGAACGAACCGGCCTCCGCGGATATCTTTGCTTCGGAacaaaaccctgcaatcaaatagatTGTCCCAAGGGCGCCATATTCTAGGAGCCCAAGTTATGCTATTGAAAATTCGTTCCTCTAGCAGTTCCGGTTTGAGCATTCCGTTCCCTttttcaaactccacttcttttcATATAGCAATCCCTGATCAAAGAGAGAACAATATCCATTTCAAAACATTTATAACAGATTCCTTAGTTCGGACCGACGAAGTAATGTCACTCGACTATTATCAACCTGACTGCAATCTTTTTCTGTCGGTAAGGATTGCACCAGAGCACCTTCTACTTCTAATAGGCCATGAACTATAGATAGAGAAGAATCATTCTGAGCGAGTACATAAGAAGCGATCCACTTTTTTTCATCGGTTCCAGGGGAAGACCAAAGATCTTGCGCGGCAGGTCCGCCAGAAAAACTCAAAAGAGAAAGAAGTCTCGTTAATCTCTTCATGCTCGTTCCAAGTTCGAAGTACCTTTTGGCCAAAGAAAAACCCGCTTCCTGACACGATTGCCTCTTTATCTTTATATAGATAGATTCTATGGGGTTATTACTTAGTAAGTCTATTTTGTACAAGAGCCCCTCCTATCTGATAGAAAAGGGTCCCATGATCCCGAGCCGATCTTACCTTGGCTCGCAAACCCCAAGTTTGTCTATGAAGAGCTAATCTAAttgtatttttttctagaatggatTTCTTATGTGGAATACTAATGGATAGGGCCTCGTTGCTAAGTGCTACAAGATCTAGTGCACTGGAACTCGTGGTTATGGACCCGAATCCTTTAGTATGGAACATTGTCTTTTCCAAGTAAAAACCCCTAGTATATGAAAGAATGAAAAGGTGCTTTCGTTCTTGTGGAATAAGAAGCCCTCGTACCTTAATGAAAGGAAAATCGTAATTTTTCGTTAGGTATTTGACCAAATAGGATCGTCCAGTTCCTATAGAACCTATCACTAAAATACCCGATAGGGCTAAGCGGAACGAAAAGGGTTTTCCATGAGATGGTAAATGAAAACGATTAGTCCCACACGAGGTTTGGGAATAAGTGATTGTCTGATAATGAGCAAGGAATATACGTCTTTCTGCTAAAGAGGATCtattaaactcataatt
The Hordeum vulgare subsp. vulgare unplaced genomic scaffold, MorexV3_pseudomolecules_assembly, whole genome shotgun sequence DNA segment above includes these coding regions:
- the LOC123422106 gene encoding NAD(P)H-quinone oxidoreductase subunit 2 B, chloroplastic-like is translated as MIWHVQNENFILDSTRIFMKAFHLLLFNGSFIFPECILIFGLILLLMIDSTSDQKDRPWFYFISSTSLVISITALLFRWREEPIISFSGNFQTNNFNEIFQFLILLCSTLCIPLSVEYIECTEMAITEFLLFVLTATLGGMFLCGANDLITIFVAPECFSLCSYLLSGYTKRDLRSNEATMKYLLMGGASSSILVHGFSWLYGSSGGEIELQEIVNGLINTQMYNSPGISIALISITVGLGFKLSPAPFHQWTPDVYEGVWFVRQIPTSISISEVFGFCKTP
- the LOC123422100 gene encoding NAD(P)H-quinone oxidoreductase subunit 2 A, chloroplastic-like; the encoded protein is MDSVLYIREEEARNPLFDSDSPTPVVAFLSVTSKVAASASATRILDIPFYFSSNEWHLLLEILAILSMILGNLLAITQTSMKRMLAYSSIGQIGYVIIGIIVGDSNDGYASMITYMLFYISMNLGTFACIVLFGLRTGTDNIRDYAGLYMKDPFLALSLALCLLSLGGLPPLAGFFGKLYLFWCGWQAGLYFLVSIGLLTSVLSIYYYLKIIKLLMTGRNQEITPYVRNYRRSPLRSNNSIELSMTVCVIASTIPGIQ